The following is a genomic window from Amycolatopsis sp. BJA-103.
GGAACAATTGGTCTTATGGAACCGCTGATCCCGCTGACTGGACGCGTTTCGGGCCTAAAATTGGCCACTTTGCTGGGAAGTTGGCGGCAGAGTGGTTCTCGACACGGTGCCGCGGATCTCGCGGCGGCGGTCGAGCTGCTGGTCCTCGACGGCAGGCTGCCGCTCGGCACGAAACTCCCGGCCGAACGGGAGCTCGCCGAAGCGCTGGAAGTCAGCCGCACGCTGATCGGTGCCGCGCTGGACAAGCTGCGGGCCGACGGGCTGGTCGCCAGCCGTCGCGGGGCGGGCTCCTGGATCGCGGCTCCCGGCGGGCGCGGGCGGGACGCGATCCTGCCGTCCGGGGAGGACCTGATCGACCTCGCCCAGGCCTGTCCGCCCGCCATCGCCGGTCTGGTCCCCGCCGTGGACGCCGCGCGGAAGGCGCTGGTGGATCACCTCGGCGAGAACGGCTATCACGTACGCGGGCTGCGGGTCCTGCGCGAGCGGATCGCCCGCCGCTACACCGACCGCGGCCTGCCGACCAACGCCGATCAGGTGATGATCACCAACGGCGCGCACCACGCGTTCGTGCAGGTCCTGCGCATGCTGGCCGGTCCGGGTGACCGGGTGCTGGTCGAGCAGCCGACGTATCCGAACGCCCTCGAAGCCATCGCCGCGGCGCACGCCATCCCGGTCCCGGTGCCGCTCGATCCGGCCACCGGCTGGGACATCGTCGGGATCGAGGCCGCGCTGCGGCAATCCGCGCCGAGGCTCGCGTACTTCGTCGCGGACTTCCAGAACCCGACCGGCCTGCGCCTGGACGCCGTCGGCAGGGAGCGGCTCGCGGCCGCGCTGAGCCGCGCGCGGACGCCGGCGATCATCGACGAGACGCTGGTCGAACTGGATCTCGAAGGCGATCCCGCCGACGGGCCGCCGCCGCTGGGCGCGTTCGCGGGCGATCTCGGCATCACGATCGGCTCGGCGTCGAAATCGCATTGGGCCGGGCTGCGGCTCGGCTGGATCCGCGCTTCGGAGGACGTCATCGGCAGGCTGGTCGCGGCCCGTTTCGCCGTCGACCTGGGGTCCCCGGTCTTCGAGCAACTGGTCCTCGCCGAGCTGCTCGACGACGGCGGGGCCGCGCTGGCGCACCGTCGCGACGAGACGCTGGCCCTGCGCGACGCGCTGACCGGGGCGCTGAACTGGTACTGCCCCGAGTGGACGTTCACCGTGCCGCCCGGCGGGCTTTCGCTCTGGTGCCGTCTTCCGGAGCCGATGAGCACGCGCCTGGCCGTCGCGGCGGCGGGACACGGGGTGCAGGTGGCGCCGGGCTCGCGTTTCGGGGTCCACGGTGGACTGGAGCGCTGGCTGCGGCTGCCGTACGCGCTCCCGGCGGACAGGCTCTTCGAGGCCGTGCGGCGGCTGGGCGCGGCCGCCGCCACGGTGGCCGCCACTCCGGCCACGGCAGCTCCCGTGGCCGTCCAGGTCACCTGATGGGAAAACGGAAATAGCCGGTGCGCCGGCGGGGCGGCCGATGCTCCAGGGAGGGCATCGGCGCCGCACGACCAGCGCACCGGCTATCCGGCCCGCCCCGAGACCGGAATCTCGGGACGGGCACCGCGGCGGTTACCCGGCACAGCCCCTCGACGTGCCGGGAAC
Proteins encoded in this region:
- the yczR gene encoding MocR-like transcription factor YczR gives rise to the protein MEPLIPLTGRVSGLKLATLLGSWRQSGSRHGAADLAAAVELLVLDGRLPLGTKLPAERELAEALEVSRTLIGAALDKLRADGLVASRRGAGSWIAAPGGRGRDAILPSGEDLIDLAQACPPAIAGLVPAVDAARKALVDHLGENGYHVRGLRVLRERIARRYTDRGLPTNADQVMITNGAHHAFVQVLRMLAGPGDRVLVEQPTYPNALEAIAAAHAIPVPVPLDPATGWDIVGIEAALRQSAPRLAYFVADFQNPTGLRLDAVGRERLAAALSRARTPAIIDETLVELDLEGDPADGPPPLGAFAGDLGITIGSASKSHWAGLRLGWIRASEDVIGRLVAARFAVDLGSPVFEQLVLAELLDDGGAALAHRRDETLALRDALTGALNWYCPEWTFTVPPGGLSLWCRLPEPMSTRLAVAAAGHGVQVAPGSRFGVHGGLERWLRLPYALPADRLFEAVRRLGAAAATVAATPATAAPVAVQVT